A genomic segment from Juglans regia cultivar Chandler chromosome 14, Walnut 2.0, whole genome shotgun sequence encodes:
- the LOC108998498 gene encoding 18.1 kDa class I heat shock protein, whose product MSLIPSSFCGRRSNVFDPFSLEIWDPFKNFPLSASSLSGSQFARENSVFVNSRVDWKETPEAHVFKADLPGLKKEEVKVEVEDDRVLQISGERNVEKEDKTDTWHRVERSSGKFLRRFRLPENAKMDQVKAAMENGVLTVTVPKAEVKKPDVKAIEISG is encoded by the coding sequence ATGTCGTTGATTCCAAGTTCATTTTGTGGCAGACGAAGCAATGTCTTCGATCCATTCTCGCTCGAAATATGGGATCCCTTTAAGAATTTTCCACTCTCTGCTTCTTCTCTATCAGGATCTCAGTTTGCGAGGGAGAATTCTGTTTTCGTCAATTCTCGCGTGGATTGGAAGGAGACCCCAGAAGCCCATGTGTTCAAGGCGGATCTCCCGGGGCTCAAGAAGGAGGAAGTGAAGGTTGAGGTTGAAGACGACAGAGTGCTTCAGATAAGCGGGGAGAGGAATGTGGAGAAGGAAGACAAGACCGACACCTGGCATAGGGTAGAGCGCAGCAGTGGCAAGTTCTTGAGGAGGTTCAGGCTGCCAGAGAACGCAAAAATGGATCAGGTTAAGGCTGCCATGGAAAATGGGGTTCTCACTGTCACCGTTCCCAAAGCAGAGGTGAAGAAACCAGACGTCAAGGCCATTGAAATTTCTGGTTGA
- the LOC109014708 gene encoding 18.1 kDa class I heat shock protein-like, whose amino-acid sequence MSLVPSSFCGRRSNVFNPFSLEIWDPFKNFPLASSSLSGSQFARENSAFVNSRVDWKETPEAHVFKADLPGLKKEEVKVEVEDDRVLQISGERNVEKEDKTDTWHRVERSSGKFLRRFRLPENAKMDEIKAAMENGVLTITVPKAEVKKPVVKAIEISG is encoded by the coding sequence ATGTCGTTGGTTCCAAGTTCATTTTGTGGCAGACGAAGCAATGTCTTCAATCCATTCTCGCTCGAAATATGGGATCCCTTTAAGAATTTTCCACTCGCTTCTTCTTCTCTATCAGGATCTCAGTTTGCGAGGGAGAATTCTGCTTTCGTCAATTCTCGCGTGGATTGGAAGGAGACCCCAGAAGCCCATGTGTTCAAGGCGGATCTCCCGGGGCTCAAGAAGGAGGAAGTGAAGGTTGAGGTTGAAGATGACAGAGTGCTTCAGATAAGCGGGGAGAGGAATGTGGAGAAGGAAGACAAGACCGACACTTGGCACAGGGTGGAGCGCAGCAGTGGCAAGTTCTTGAGGAGGTTCAGGCTGCCAGAGAACGCAAAGATGGATGAGATTAAGGCTGCGATGGAAAATGGGGTTCTCACCATTACCGTTCCCAAAGCGGAAGTGAAGAAACCAGTCGTCAAGGCAATTGAAATTTCCGGTTGA
- the LOC109014707 gene encoding 18.5 kDa class I heat shock protein-like → MSLIPSFFGGRRDSDPFALDLWDSFRDFPFPSPFSTPFSEFSRENSAFANTRIDWKETPEAHVFKADLPGLKKEEVKVEVEDDRVLQVSGERNVEKEDKNDTWHRVERSSGKFLRRFRLPENAKMDQIKASMENGVLTVTVPKEEVKKAEVKAIEISG, encoded by the coding sequence ATGTCGCTTATTCCAAGCTTTTTTGGTGGCCGACGAGACTCCGATCCCTTCGCTCTCGACCTTTGGGACTCATTCAGGGACTTTCCTTTCCCTTCTCCATTTTCCACCCCTTTCTCCGAGTTTTCTCGCGAAAATTCTGCGTTTGCCAACACCAGGATCGACTGGAAGGAGACCCCAGAAGCCCACGTGTTCAAGGCCGATCTCCCGGGACTTAAGAAGGAGGAAGTGAAGGTAGAGGTTGAAGACGACAGAGTTCTTCAGGTAAGCGGGGAGAGGAACGTGGAGAAGGAAGACAAGAACGACACCTGGCATAGGGTGGAACGTAGCAGCGGTAAGTTCCTGCGGAGGTTCAGGCTGCCGGAGAACGCAAAAATGGATCAGATTAAGGCTTCAATGGAGAATGGGGTTTTGACTGTGACTGTCCCGAAAGAGGAAGTCAAGAAGGCAGAAGTCAAGGCCATAGAAATTTCTGGCTAA